One Glycine max cultivar Williams 82 chromosome 4, Glycine_max_v4.0, whole genome shotgun sequence DNA segment encodes these proteins:
- the LOC106798590 gene encoding uncharacterized protein, which yields MCPPPSKVKTKGALKKVMKRSKRSTKRDPSYWEYVDAYHSVQNSNTSDRPSASSFEPLKPARMIPMLDQFVPFMHGFIEDVVDVKANGNCGYRSVSALLGMGEECWVVMRNELIKELGKWSQDYIKIFGGTERYEQLRLSLHVDGLSKVSMDKWMDIMDMRYVIASRYNVYLKDRCPLPPMVLLWSSNLYLEAKQWPTAYAGRMQHS from the exons atgtgtcctcctccatcAAAGGTTAAGACGAAAGGTGCCCTGAAGAAAGTAATGAAAAGAAGCAAAAGATCGACAAAGCGTGATCCATCttattgggagtatgttgatgcttatcATTCGGTTCAAAACAGCAACACCTCAGACAGACCCAGTGCATCATCTTTTGAACCACTGAAGCCAGCAAGGATGATCCCGATGTTAGATCAATTTGTGCCATTTATGCATGGTTTCATTGAGGACGTTGTTGATGTGAAAGCGAATGGTAATTGTGGATATCGGTCAGTTTCCGCTTTGTTAGGTATGGGAGAAGAATGTTGGGTCGTGATGCGTAacgaattgattaaagaacttggcaaatgGTCACAAGACTACATAAAGATTTTTGGTGGCACGGAGAGATATGAACAGTTGAGGTTGTCCCTACACGTGGATGGGTTATCCAAG gTTAGTATGGACAAATGGATGGATATAATGGATATGAGATATGTAATTGCGTCAAGatataat GTTTATCTGAAAGATCGTTGTCCCTTACCGCCTATGGTGTTGTTATGGTCAAGCAATTTGTATCTGGAGGCAAAACAGTGGCCAACTGCATATGCAGGTAGAATGCAGCACTCTTAA
- the LOC102667511 gene encoding uncharacterized protein has product MSEEIDMDFQDEQDYGVNEGHVDCSDAFNTSQVFATREDALQWARTVAHENGFVAVIMRYDTYTGSRGRTSFVLIGCERSGKYKCRKKEFVRRDTGTRKCGCPFKIHGKLVHGGEGWMVKLICEIHNHELAKTLVGLPYAGRLTDDEKNIIVDMTKSNVKPRNILLTLKEHNANNSTYKTNRYRLPLLDFVGVTPTGMTFSAGFAYLEDRDLALMNAVKVVFPECTNLLCKFHIDKNVKAKCKSLIRQKNALDYVMDSWGNLVDCPSEQEFPEHFQRFQVACSPWPMVEYAHWSRKRVLQNCVGDLCSVWDAMNNMMTLQHTEIRALFERSMHVVSHVFKKTLYKRLLGLVSRYALNEISVEFERIRHFKDNPSSCGCVLRTTLGLPCACELQRYDGGNIPLDAVHMYWRRLSFSDQGLCEAEVSIKEEMDRIYKRFEELSVCGKVTFKSKL; this is encoded by the exons ATGTCCGAAGAAATTGATATGGATTTTCAAGATGAACAAGATTATGGTGTGAATGAaggacatgttgattgttcagacgcttttaatacttctcag GTCTTTGCAACCCGAGAAGATGCTTTGCAGTGGGCTCGAACGGTTGCCCATGAAAACGGTTTTGTTGCAGTAATTATGAGGTATGATACATATACTGGTAGCAGAGGAAGaacttcatttgtgttaattgggtgtgaaaggagcgGTAAGTACAAGtgtaggaagaaagaatttgttagaagagacaCAGGCACTagaaaatgtggttgtccctttaAGATTCATGGAAAACTAGTGCATGGAGgtgaaggttggatggtgaagctGATATGTGAGATTCACAACCATGAATTGGCGAAGACCTTAGTTGGACTTCCATATGCTGGGAGATTGACAGATGATGAGAAGAATATCATTGTTGATATGACGAAGTCGAAtgtgaaaccaagaaacatccTGCTAacattgaaggagcacaatgccaaca acagtacctacaaaacaaataggtacaggCTCCCATTGCTTGACTTTGTGGGGGTGACACCAACCGGGATGACTTTCTCTGcagggtttgcatatctggagg ACAGAGACCTAGCCCTgatgaatgctgtgaaagttgTGTTTCCGGAGTGTACGAATTTGTTGTGCAAGTTTCACATagacaagaatgtgaaggcaaagtgCAAATCGCTAATTCGTCAGAAGAATGCCTTGGACTACGTAATGGATAGCTGGGGTAATTTGGTAGATTGTCCTTCAGAACAAGAGTTCCCTGAGCACTTTCAAAGGTTTCAAGTAGCGTGTTCCCCGTGGCCAAT ggttgaatatgCACATTGGTCTCGGAAAAGGGTATTACAGAATTGCGTTGGAGACCtctgtagtgtttgggatgcaatgaacaacatgatgacaCTACAACACACTGAAATTAGAGCATTATTCGAAAGAAGTATGCATGTTGTTAGTCATGTTTTTaagaaaaccttatacaagaggcttctggGACTGGtgtcaaggtatgctttaaatgaAATTTCGGTTGAGTTTGAGCGCATACGTCATTTCAAAGACAATCcgtcttcttgtggttgtgtctTGAGAACCACGCtaggtcttccttgtgcatgcgAGCTACAAAGGTATGATGGTGGCAACATCCCACTAGATGCAGTCCATATGTACTGGAGGAGACTTAGTTTTTCAGACCAGGGGCTATGTGAGGCCGAAGTgagcatcaaggaagagatggatagaatatataaaagattcGAGGAACTTAGTGTTTGCGGGAAAGTTACTTTCAAGAGTAAACTCTGA